One window from the genome of Rickettsiella endosymbiont of Xylota segnis encodes:
- the bioD gene encoding dethiobiotin synthase, producing the protein MNTILISGNDTEIGKTWVCRALANYLASHNQTVQVVKIVETGITGNQKGDAETAIENCYHLNQKKCQAFTLYSFTKPLAPVTAAHKDDCKLNLENILCKIRSLPKTNWRILEAAGGLAVPLDETGLDAVDLALNLPIDYLLLVVQNRLGAIHQARMLTNYAPHSKIPTGIWFNDRISVDNDVTSSNYLELANLSIPIWGHQLYQSRELHFFDSFPIAHYVKNYCQVPL; encoded by the coding sequence ATGAATACAATATTAATATCAGGCAATGATACAGAAATTGGTAAAACATGGGTATGTCGAGCCCTAGCCAACTATCTTGCATCGCATAACCAAACTGTTCAAGTAGTCAAAATTGTTGAAACCGGTATAACAGGTAATCAAAAAGGCGATGCGGAAACGGCTATTGAGAATTGCTATCATCTCAACCAAAAGAAATGCCAAGCTTTTACTTTATATTCATTTACTAAACCTCTTGCCCCCGTTACTGCGGCGCATAAAGATGACTGCAAGCTAAATCTAGAAAATATTCTTTGTAAAATTAGAAGCTTGCCTAAAACCAATTGGCGTATTCTTGAAGCTGCAGGAGGGCTAGCTGTTCCCTTAGATGAGACAGGACTAGATGCTGTTGATTTAGCTTTAAATTTACCAATAGATTATTTATTACTTGTCGTTCAAAATCGGCTTGGCGCTATACATCAAGCACGTATGTTAACTAATTATGCACCACATTCAAAAATACCAACAGGTATTTGGTTTAACGATAGAATATCAGTTGACAATGATGTCACATCTTCAAATTATTTAGAACTTGCCAATCTCTCGATACCCATATGGGGACATCAGCTTTATCAATCTCGAGAGCTTCATTTTTTTGATTCTTTCCCAATAGCTCATTACGTTAAAAATTATTGTCAAGTACCACTGTAA
- a CDS encoding pilin encodes MKGKQSGLTLLELMIVIAIIGILAAIAIPSYQNYSNRAKFAEVIQSTAPFKLAVITCMHEHDNLVACGTPGQNGIPDNFKAENQTKGYVTSVEIGKNAQIIATSQRIRMNKIDHFTYILTPIYQTDGQLRWDVGGTCIQSGLCKAD; translated from the coding sequence ATGAAGGGAAAGCAAAGCGGTCTTACTTTACTTGAGCTCATGATCGTTATTGCGATTATTGGTATCTTGGCTGCGATAGCCATACCTAGCTATCAAAATTACAGTAATCGAGCTAAATTTGCTGAAGTTATTCAATCAACAGCACCTTTCAAATTAGCAGTTATTACTTGTATGCATGAGCATGATAATTTAGTCGCTTGTGGTACGCCTGGCCAAAATGGAATTCCTGATAATTTTAAAGCTGAAAATCAAACTAAAGGCTATGTAACAAGTGTAGAAATAGGTAAAAACGCGCAAATTATTGCGACATCGCAACGGATTCGTATGAATAAAATTGATCATTTCACCTATATCTTGACGCCTATTTATCAAACAGATGGTCAATTACGCTGGGATGTTGGTGGTACTTGTATACAGTCGGGTTTGTGTAAAGCAGATTAA
- the lspA gene encoding signal peptidase II, translated as MQERKTSQLSWLWLSAFIIVLDYTSKVWMTHWLDQTSIIPVFPCLNFILSRNFGAAFSFLGQADGWQRWFFAAISALVSVYLVRMLYRSGLNNWVACAIALILGGAIGNLYDRLSLGYVIDFIDFCIGYWHFATFNLADTAISIGAVIWIIASYKSGKK; from the coding sequence ATGCAAGAAAGAAAAACATCTCAACTATCATGGCTTTGGTTAAGTGCATTCATTATTGTTCTCGATTATACAAGCAAAGTATGGATGACACATTGGTTAGATCAAACGAGTATCATCCCAGTATTTCCTTGCTTAAACTTTATTTTGTCACGCAATTTTGGTGCCGCGTTTAGTTTTTTAGGTCAAGCTGATGGTTGGCAACGGTGGTTTTTTGCGGCTATTAGTGCGCTTGTGAGCGTTTATTTAGTGCGTATGCTTTATCGAAGTGGATTGAATAATTGGGTAGCTTGTGCCATTGCACTGATATTAGGGGGTGCTATAGGTAATTTGTATGACCGACTAAGCTTGGGTTACGTCATAGATTTTATTGATTTTTGTATTGGTTATTGGCATTTTGCTACCTTTAATTTGGCTGATACGGCCATTTCTATAGGTGCTGTTATATGGATAATTGCTAGCTATAAATCCGGTAAAAAATAA
- a CDS encoding lytic transglycosylase domain-containing protein, with the protein MISALEIHGVPIECINQAAITYHVPATLILSVLAIENGANGSALPNRNGTFDYGPMQINSIWISKIRLYGYTQHQLQYDPCVNVRVGTWILSQQIANDAANPWRGVGSYHSHSGRLNQNYQIKVSEVYRLLANYLSHPSNSTLPMA; encoded by the coding sequence ATGATAAGCGCATTAGAAATTCATGGCGTCCCTATCGAGTGTATTAATCAAGCGGCGATAACCTATCATGTTCCAGCTACTTTAATTCTTTCAGTTTTAGCAATAGAAAATGGCGCGAACGGTTCGGCGTTGCCTAATAGAAATGGGACTTTCGATTATGGTCCAATGCAAATTAATTCAATTTGGATATCGAAAATTCGACTGTATGGTTATACTCAGCATCAATTACAATATGATCCTTGTGTCAATGTTAGGGTTGGGACTTGGATACTTAGTCAGCAGATTGCAAATGATGCAGCGAACCCTTGGCGAGGAGTAGGCAGTTATCATTCACATTCCGGTCGTTTGAATCAGAATTATCAAATCAAAGTTTCTGAAGTATATCGATTATTGGCTAATTATTTATCTCATCCGAGTAACTCGACATTACCTATGGCTTAA
- the ileS gene encoding isoleucine--tRNA ligase: protein MTDYKNTLNLPHTQFPMKANLPQAEPAILKQWSSLLLYKKLREKNHGKAKYILHDGPPYANGHIHIGHAVNKILKDIVVKAKTMSGFDAPFIPGWDCHGLPIELNVEKKVGKVNDKLTAKAFRQACREYASQQISIQREEFKRLGVIGDWQHPYLTMDFQFEANIIRALGQIISRGHLQQGFKPVHWCVNCGSALAEAEVEYADKISPAIDVRFRVIDEAEFLSRIPSEMGHGLIVIPIWTTTPWTLPANEAVALNPDVEYVLVQTDTERLLIAESLLASCMQRYQISDYKRLGSATGKVFAGIILQHPFYQRQVPIILGEHVTTEAGTGAVHTAPAHGIEDYSVAQHYGLPLINPVGGNGCFLPGTALFEGEHVFKVNPLVIDKLRESKNLLKEENIKHSYPHCWRHKTPLIFRATPQWFISMEQQGLKEDSLAAIKEVNWIPQWGEARIDSMISNRPDWCISRQRSWGVPIPLFVHRLSRDLHPNSLNLLEQIAHRVAEIGIDAWYDLNPEEILGKEAEDYEKLTDCLDVWFDSGVSHYAVLMKNPALTWPADLYLEGSDQHRGWFQSSLLTSVAMNGQAPYKSALTHGFTVDEKGHKMSKSLGNVIAPEKIIQSLGADILRLWISSTDYRKEMAVSDEILKRTAEAYRRIRNTIRFLLANLHDFDSSDAVQTNKMLSLDIWILERAKLLQHEIIDAYETFQFHTIYQKLQHFCISDLGGFYLDIIKDRQYTLQKNSIARRSAQTALFYIAEAMVRWLAPILSFTAEEIWHYLPGEREESVFLNEWYSLSFSFAEDPLQTIYQETDRQTYWNELIQVRNEVNKVIEKLRISGDLGSSLEAEVELYVKENSQLYKILTALKGELRFVLITSDAKLLTTMPPQQALLLKINGEELGINVTSTVGKKTKCARCWHRRADIGQDPEHPEICLRCVENLPNGKGEQRMYV from the coding sequence ATGACTGACTATAAGAACACTTTAAATCTTCCTCATACTCAATTTCCAATGAAGGCCAATTTGCCGCAGGCAGAGCCTGCTATTTTAAAGCAATGGTCTTCTTTGTTGCTATATAAAAAGTTACGTGAAAAAAATCATGGTAAAGCCAAGTACATTCTTCATGATGGCCCCCCTTATGCGAATGGTCATATTCATATTGGGCATGCGGTAAATAAGATTTTAAAAGACATCGTTGTAAAAGCAAAAACTATGAGTGGCTTCGATGCTCCGTTTATTCCAGGCTGGGATTGTCATGGCTTACCTATCGAGTTAAATGTAGAAAAAAAAGTCGGGAAGGTCAATGATAAATTAACAGCCAAAGCTTTTCGACAAGCTTGTCGTGAATATGCTAGCCAACAAATCTCCATACAGCGTGAGGAATTTAAACGTTTAGGCGTGATCGGTGATTGGCAACATCCTTATCTGACTATGGATTTTCAATTTGAAGCGAATATTATTCGCGCCTTAGGTCAAATTATTAGTCGAGGACATTTGCAACAAGGATTTAAACCTGTGCACTGGTGTGTTAATTGCGGATCGGCTTTGGCTGAAGCGGAAGTTGAATATGCCGATAAAATTTCACCTGCGATTGATGTGCGGTTTAGAGTCATTGATGAGGCTGAATTTTTAAGTCGAATTCCTAGCGAAATGGGTCATGGACTTATAGTCATACCGATATGGACCACAACGCCTTGGACTTTACCTGCAAATGAAGCGGTCGCACTCAATCCAGATGTTGAATATGTGTTGGTGCAAACCGATACAGAACGTTTATTAATCGCTGAGTCATTATTAGCAAGTTGTATGCAGCGTTACCAAATATCGGATTATAAACGCTTAGGTAGTGCGACAGGAAAGGTTTTTGCAGGGATTATATTGCAACATCCTTTTTATCAGCGACAAGTTCCTATTATCTTAGGCGAACATGTCACCACAGAAGCAGGTACTGGTGCTGTGCATACTGCGCCTGCGCATGGTATAGAAGATTATAGTGTGGCACAACATTATGGATTGCCATTAATTAATCCTGTGGGTGGCAATGGTTGTTTCTTACCGGGTACAGCACTATTTGAAGGAGAGCATGTTTTTAAAGTCAACCCTTTAGTGATCGATAAACTAAGGGAATCCAAAAATTTATTGAAAGAAGAAAATATTAAGCATAGTTACCCGCATTGTTGGCGCCATAAGACACCTTTAATTTTTCGAGCGACACCACAATGGTTTATTTCCATGGAGCAGCAAGGCTTAAAGGAGGATAGTTTAGCAGCAATTAAGGAGGTTAATTGGATTCCACAATGGGGAGAAGCGCGAATTGATTCCATGATTAGCAATCGACCTGACTGGTGTATTTCAAGACAGAGAAGTTGGGGAGTTCCTATTCCTTTATTTGTACATCGTTTATCTCGTGATCTGCATCCCAACAGCCTTAATTTATTAGAACAGATTGCACATCGTGTGGCAGAAATAGGAATAGATGCTTGGTATGATTTAAATCCAGAAGAAATATTAGGTAAGGAAGCAGAAGATTATGAAAAATTAACTGATTGTCTGGATGTATGGTTTGATTCAGGTGTAAGTCATTATGCCGTTTTAATGAAAAACCCTGCATTGACTTGGCCTGCGGATCTTTATTTAGAAGGTTCGGATCAGCATCGGGGATGGTTCCAATCTTCCTTATTAACATCAGTAGCGATGAACGGCCAAGCGCCTTATAAATCTGCGTTAACACATGGATTTACTGTGGATGAAAAAGGCCACAAAATGTCTAAATCTTTGGGAAATGTGATTGCACCAGAAAAGATTATACAAAGTTTAGGTGCGGATATTTTACGCTTATGGATTTCTTCAACGGATTATCGAAAAGAAATGGCTGTTTCGGATGAAATTTTAAAACGTACGGCAGAAGCCTACCGACGGATTCGAAATACTATTCGTTTTTTATTAGCCAATTTACATGATTTCGATTCCTCGGATGCTGTGCAAACTAATAAAATGTTGTCTTTAGACATTTGGATATTAGAACGGGCGAAACTTTTACAGCATGAGATTATCGATGCTTATGAGACTTTTCAATTCCATACGATTTATCAAAAATTACAACATTTTTGTATTAGTGATTTAGGTGGGTTCTATTTAGATATTATCAAAGATCGTCAATATACCTTACAAAAAAATAGTATTGCGCGACGTTCTGCCCAAACTGCACTTTTTTATATTGCTGAAGCCATGGTACGTTGGTTAGCTCCTATTTTAAGTTTTACTGCAGAAGAAATTTGGCACTATCTTCCAGGGGAGCGCGAAGAGAGTGTTTTTTTAAATGAATGGTATTCTTTATCTTTTTCGTTTGCGGAAGATCCATTACAAACAATTTATCAAGAAACTGATCGGCAAACCTACTGGAATGAACTGATACAGGTACGCAATGAAGTTAATAAAGTTATAGAAAAATTACGCATTAGTGGTGATTTAGGCTCTTCGTTGGAAGCTGAGGTTGAACTTTATGTTAAAGAAAATTCTCAACTTTATAAAATTCTTACTGCTTTAAAGGGTGAACTTAGATTTGTATTAATAACTTCGGATGCAAAGCTCTTGACTACTATGCCTCCACAACAGGCTTTATTATTGAAAATTAATGGTGAAGAATTAGGAATAAATGTTACTTCTACGGTAGGAAAAAAAACAAAATGTGCGCGTTGTTGGCATCGACGTGCTGATATAGGGCAAGACCCGGAACATCCTGAGATTTGTTTACGCTGTGTGGAAAATCTTCCCAATGGAAAAGGCGAACAACGAATGTATGTTTAA
- a CDS encoding amino acid permease gives MIAVTKNRIIKKPLGVFSLAMMNVIAVDSLRSLPIAAQFGYALIFFYLLAALLFFIPTALVTAELATTWPSTGGAYIWIRTAFGVRWGWFAIWLQWIYNVVWYPTILSFVIAAFAYLIDPHLVQHKIYLLSTILIIWWSVTALSCLGLRVSSWLSSIGALVGTLIPMLFMIVLAIIWIKSARPLAIHLSSYSFFPSLNNFNNLAFLTTIIFGLMGLEMSAVHAGDVHNPQKDFPRALFWSASLILITLIMGSLAIALIIPVNQLNILSGLTEAYVAFFNSYHLPFFIPIIISLIIIGSLCSISTWVIGPTRGLLIATFESQIAGLNWLLKVNRFGAPVSLLLFQGILVSLLTSLFILIPSVNETYWLLSVMTAQLAVLFYIFLFLSALRLRYKEDTRTRAYHIPGGTWGIWIVSTAGLIGCFITFILGFFPPNGIEVSNLFKFDMILLGGLLLFCLPPIICAGWALALKRTENKNSFKE, from the coding sequence ATGATAGCGGTTACTAAAAATAGGATTATCAAAAAACCCCTGGGCGTGTTTAGTTTAGCCATGATGAATGTTATTGCTGTTGATAGTTTGCGTTCATTACCTATCGCTGCTCAATTTGGTTATGCATTAATATTTTTTTATTTACTTGCTGCGTTGCTTTTTTTTATTCCGACAGCTTTAGTGACTGCTGAATTAGCCACCACTTGGCCGAGCACAGGTGGCGCATATATATGGATCCGTACTGCGTTTGGTGTGCGATGGGGTTGGTTTGCGATTTGGTTGCAGTGGATATACAACGTGGTTTGGTATCCAACGATATTGTCTTTTGTAATAGCTGCATTTGCCTATTTAATTGATCCACATTTGGTACAACATAAAATATATCTTTTAAGTACGATATTAATTATTTGGTGGTCAGTTACCGCTTTAAGTTGTTTAGGCTTACGAGTTTCGAGTTGGCTGAGTAGTATCGGAGCTTTAGTAGGTACTTTAATTCCTATGCTCTTTATGATCGTGTTAGCTATCATTTGGATTAAAAGCGCACGTCCTCTAGCGATACATTTATCTTCCTATTCTTTTTTCCCCAGTCTGAATAATTTTAATAATTTGGCTTTTTTAACGACTATTATTTTTGGTCTGATGGGCTTAGAAATGTCAGCTGTACACGCTGGTGATGTACATAATCCCCAAAAAGATTTTCCACGAGCTTTATTTTGGTCGGCAAGTTTAATATTGATAACCTTGATAATGGGCTCTTTAGCCATAGCCCTTATTATTCCAGTAAATCAGCTTAATATATTATCTGGTTTAACCGAGGCTTATGTTGCTTTTTTTAATAGTTATCATTTACCTTTTTTTATACCGATTATTATTTCTTTAATTATTATTGGAAGTTTGTGTAGTATTTCAACCTGGGTAATAGGTCCTACGCGAGGCTTACTCATTGCAACATTCGAGAGTCAAATAGCAGGGTTAAACTGGTTGCTTAAGGTCAATCGATTTGGGGCGCCGGTCAGCTTATTACTATTTCAAGGGATTCTTGTATCCCTATTAACCAGTCTCTTTATATTGATTCCTAGTGTAAATGAAACCTATTGGTTATTAAGCGTAATGACAGCCCAATTGGCGGTGTTATTTTATATTTTTTTATTTTTAAGCGCATTACGATTGCGATATAAAGAGGATACTAGAACTCGTGCCTATCATATTCCAGGAGGCACATGGGGGATTTGGATAGTCAGTACAGCAGGATTAATAGGCTGTTTTATTACATTTATACTCGGATTCTTTCCTCCGAATGGTATCGAAGTGAGTAATCTATTTAAATTTGATATGATTTTGCTAGGCGGGTTGCTGTTATTTTGCTTGCCACCTATTATCTGCGCCGGTTGGGCTTTAGCTTTAAAAAGAACTGAGAATAAGAATAGTTTTAAAGAGTAG
- a CDS encoding tyrosine-type recombinase/integrase — MRQCNTKAWHKALKRAKIENFRWHDLRHTWASWHVQNGTSLQELQMLGGWSSFDIVLRYAHLNSDHLKTAAERVAGTKLVHAA, encoded by the coding sequence ATTAGGCAGTGTAATACAAAAGCTTGGCATAAAGCCCTAAAGCGCGCAAAGATAGAAAATTTCCGTTGGCATGATTTGCGTCATACTTGGGCATCTTGGCATGTACAAAATGGAACTTCATTACAAGAATTACAAATGCTCGGTGGCTGGTCATCTTTTGATATTGTACTGCGCTATGCACATTTAAATAGTGACCATCTTAAAACAGCAGCTGAACGGGTAGCTGGTACAAAATTGGTACATGCAGCATGA
- a CDS encoding site-specific DNA-methyltransferase produces the protein MKDKIVNGVRQHYVWETIEKLIGLGWYCIDDYIWHKKTSMPGYWPTRLRDAWEYVFHLAKVKTPYINQEAVKVPIALSTKQRLANFENLKSYFVRSSTGSGFQRDLANWPNKKTVLPTNVLHLSPENRNQGHPAVFPVALPQFFIQLLSKPNDLIVDPFAGSGTTGLAALCLGRRCVLIDNQLVYCQVAEKRINSFMN, from the coding sequence ATGAAAGATAAAATTGTTAACGGTGTCCGTCAGCATTATGTCTGGGAAACGATAGAAAAACTTATTGGTTTAGGTTGGTATTGCATTGACGATTACATCTGGCATAAAAAAACCAGTATGCCCGGGTATTGGCCCACCCGATTAAGAGATGCCTGGGAATACGTGTTCCATCTAGCAAAAGTAAAAACACCTTATATTAATCAGGAAGCGGTTAAAGTTCCAATCGCCTTGTCTACTAAACAACGGTTAGCAAACTTTGAGAATTTAAAGTCTTACTTTGTTCGTTCTAGTACAGGTAGTGGCTTTCAGCGTGATTTAGCCAACTGGCCTAACAAAAAAACAGTATTACCAACAAATGTTTTACATCTTAGTCCTGAAAATCGCAATCAAGGTCATCCAGCTGTTTTTCCGGTTGCACTACCTCAATTTTTTATCCAATTACTATCAAAACCCAATGATCTGATTGTTGATCCATTTGCCGGCAGCGGTACTACAGGTTTAGCAGCACTTTGTTTAGGAAGACGCTGTGTACTGATTGATAACCAACTTGTCTACTGTCAAGTTGCTGAGAAAAGGATAAATAGCTTTATGAATTAG
- a CDS encoding tyrosine-type recombinase/integrase: MINRLLALLRSILRKAELKWKWIDKTPSIELRHEGEKRERWLTQEEIQRLLKELPLHLPELVIFSLATGLRQANVLGLRWKDVNLEKRHAMVHANQSKTKTSIPVPLNSDAVSVIRRQLGKHLEFVFTYKGIRLGSVIQKLGIKP; encoded by the coding sequence ATGATAAATCGATTATTAGCCTTGCTTAGATCTATTTTAAGAAAAGCAGAGCTAAAATGGAAATGGATCGATAAAACTCCTTCAATAGAGTTACGTCATGAAGGAGAAAAACGTGAACGATGGCTAACTCAAGAAGAGATACAGCGGTTACTTAAAGAGCTACCGCTACATTTACCTGAGTTGGTTATTTTTTCCTTAGCAACGGGCTTAAGACAAGCAAATGTTTTAGGTTTACGTTGGAAAGATGTTAATTTAGAGAAGCGACATGCTATGGTTCATGCTAACCAATCTAAAACTAAAACATCTATCCCTGTACCTTTAAATTCTGATGCTGTTTCAGTCATACGAAGGCAACTAGGAAAGCACTTAGAGTTCGTGTTTACTTACAAAGGAATCCGATTAGGCAGTGTAATACAAAAGCTTGGCATAAAGCCCTAA
- the virB11 gene encoding P-type DNA transfer ATPase VirB11, producing the protein MSIKALEKHIEPLKPFLQTAGVTEVCINQPGLVFVENNGYFTRHEVQILEFSFLEALSNLIAEFNHKTFPHPLLSGYLPTGERVQCIMPPACEKNNAIYSIRCHSRHEMSLEDYQKAGVFDEFAAVNKDVNEEIASSLKVLHEQRNIAGFLKLAISTKKNMIISGGTGTGKTTFLNACLKLISDTERLITVEDTREVRVAQKNKVHLLFNEDDKNITAAKLFKACLRLRPDRILLSELRGAEVWSFLRAANSGHPGCISTVHADTPEGCFDQLVFMMQQAGLNSTEEKLRSYIQSIIPIIIQLKRSTNSKRFVEIAEIYFDS; encoded by the coding sequence ATGTCCATAAAAGCGTTAGAAAAACATATAGAACCACTAAAACCTTTCTTACAAACAGCGGGTGTAACGGAAGTTTGCATTAATCAGCCTGGTTTAGTATTTGTTGAAAACAATGGGTATTTTACTCGCCATGAAGTACAAATTTTAGAGTTTAGCTTTCTTGAAGCATTATCTAACCTGATTGCAGAATTTAACCATAAAACATTTCCGCATCCTTTACTTTCAGGTTATTTACCGACGGGTGAACGCGTACAATGTATTATGCCACCTGCGTGTGAAAAAAATAATGCGATTTATTCTATTCGTTGCCACTCACGTCATGAAATGAGTCTGGAGGATTATCAAAAAGCTGGGGTTTTTGATGAGTTTGCTGCTGTAAACAAAGATGTAAACGAAGAGATAGCATCTTCTTTAAAAGTATTGCATGAGCAACGAAATATTGCCGGATTTCTGAAGTTAGCAATAAGTACTAAAAAAAACATGATCATCAGCGGTGGAACGGGTACCGGTAAAACAACCTTTCTTAATGCGTGTTTAAAACTTATTTCAGATACAGAACGTTTGATTACGGTAGAAGATACACGAGAGGTTAGAGTAGCCCAGAAAAACAAAGTCCATTTATTGTTTAATGAAGACGATAAAAATATTACCGCAGCAAAATTATTCAAGGCCTGTTTACGTTTAAGGCCGGATAGAATTCTTCTGTCTGAATTGCGTGGTGCTGAGGTATGGTCGTTTCTGAGAGCAGCAAACAGTGGTCATCCTGGGTGTATCAGCACAGTGCATGCCGATACACCAGAAGGTTGCTTTGATCAACTCGTATTCATGATGCAACAAGCAGGATTAAATTCAACAGAGGAAAAATTACGGTCTTATATTCAATCTATTATTCCAATCATTATCCAGTTAAAACGCAGTACTAACTCAAAACGATTTGTAGAGATAGCCGAGATTTATTTTGATAGTTAG
- a CDS encoding site-specific integrase, whose protein sequence is MGRKRTSGLLNRKGIWHIDKKILGQRVCESTGSSSLEEAELYLAKRTEEIRQAKIYGVRVKRIFREAATKYLEENQHKASIKEDARWLKYLDPFIGHLPLESIHMTILQEYISKRKREKVKMRTINYSLQVVRRILNLSAEEWKDEYGLSWLSIAPKIKLEVERDRRKPYPLSPEEQARLFKELPVHLRRMAIFAVNTGCRDQEICQLKWDWEIKIPEGSVFLIPEWQVKNREERLVVLNKKANRVIEEVRNIHSEYVFTFKDHPITRMLNSAWKKARIRAGLPQVRVHDLKHTFGRRLRAAEVSFEDRQDLLGHKSGRMTTHYSAAELANLILAANKACDSINQLVVLKRNASVAPAKVPQGNLRVNGK, encoded by the coding sequence ATGGGGCGAAAAAGAACGTCGGGCCTGCTCAACCGTAAGGGGATCTGGCATATCGACAAAAAAATACTCGGACAACGCGTTTGTGAAAGTACTGGATCAAGTTCTCTCGAAGAAGCCGAACTGTACCTTGCAAAACGTACCGAAGAAATAAGACAAGCTAAGATTTATGGCGTTAGGGTAAAAAGGATTTTCCGCGAGGCGGCTACTAAATATTTAGAGGAAAATCAACATAAGGCGAGTATTAAAGAAGATGCACGATGGCTAAAGTATCTTGATCCCTTTATAGGACACTTGCCTTTAGAATCTATTCATATGACGATTTTACAAGAATACATTTCTAAAAGAAAAAGGGAAAAAGTAAAAATGCGGACTATCAATTATTCTTTACAAGTAGTTCGCCGCATTTTGAATTTATCGGCTGAAGAATGGAAGGATGAATATGGTTTAAGTTGGTTATCAATTGCACCGAAGATAAAATTAGAGGTAGAAAGGGACAGGCGTAAACCTTATCCTTTATCACCAGAAGAGCAAGCACGGCTATTTAAAGAACTGCCTGTTCATTTACGTAGAATGGCAATATTTGCAGTTAATACTGGATGCAGAGATCAGGAGATTTGCCAATTAAAATGGGATTGGGAAATAAAAATACCTGAAGGATCGGTATTTCTTATTCCTGAATGGCAAGTTAAAAATCGCGAAGAACGGTTAGTTGTACTCAATAAAAAAGCAAATCGTGTTATAGAAGAGGTGCGAAATATTCATTCAGAATATGTTTTTACTTTTAAAGATCATCCAATAACACGGATGTTAAATTCAGCTTGGAAGAAAGCTCGAATTAGAGCGGGGTTGCCTCAGGTAAGAGTACATGATTTGAAACATACCTTTGGGCGTCGTTTACGTGCCGCTGAAGTCAGTTTCGAAGATCGACAAGATCTTCTTGGGCATAAGAGTGGACGAATGACGACCCACTATTCAGCTGCGGAATTAGCCAATTTAATTCTAGCAGCTAATAAAGCCTGTGACTCGATAAATCAATTAGTTGTTCTAAAGCGAAATGCATCAGTAGCTCCCGCAAAAGTCCCGCAGGGGAATTTAAGGGTTAATGGAAAATAG
- a CDS encoding DUF6475 domain-containing protein: MLTDDKKSFLEWLTLLAESFNRKVSSLLLETYWQCLKAYPFAQVKQAILHTLQSPDRQKWGMPTPADLIVLIQGDSHSHALNAWGQVVTAIRTVGRYDSVVFDNPIIHCVIRDMGGWIYLCQQPEKELPFLRHEFEKRYREYQSKPLPSYPRSLKGSLEHDNQVQGFSHTPPDPILIGDAKKALAIYANGIKPSPILPLTLSQATEQFSQLQIDTDTSEEEN, translated from the coding sequence ATGTTAACAGATGATAAAAAGTCCTTTCTAGAATGGTTGACATTATTAGCGGAATCTTTTAATCGCAAAGTTTCAAGTTTGTTACTAGAGACTTATTGGCAATGTCTTAAAGCTTATCCGTTTGCCCAAGTAAAGCAAGCGATACTACATACCTTACAAAGCCCTGATCGCCAAAAATGGGGCATGCCAACGCCGGCCGATTTAATAGTTTTAATTCAAGGTGATAGTCATAGTCATGCACTTAATGCTTGGGGTCAAGTAGTCACGGCTATTCGCACAGTAGGTCGCTATGACAGCGTCGTTTTTGACAATCCAATCATTCATTGTGTCATTCGAGATATGGGCGGTTGGATCTACTTGTGCCAACAGCCAGAAAAGGAGTTACCATTTCTTCGTCATGAATTTGAGAAACGTTATCGTGAATACCAAAGTAAACCTCTTCCTAGCTACCCACGATCACTCAAAGGCAGCTTAGAACATGATAATCAAGTTCAAGGTTTTTCACACACTCCACCCGATCCTATTTTAATAGGTGATGCTAAAAAAGCATTGGCCATATATGCCAACGGTATTAAACCATCACCTATTCTCCCATTAACACTTTCGCAAGCTACCGAGCAGTTTTCGCAATTACAAATTGATACGGATACATCTGAAGAAGAAAATTGA